A stretch of the Microcoleus sp. FACHB-672 genome encodes the following:
- a CDS encoding PAP/fibrillin family protein — MENQDMAEDDATRFALKTGLLQRVEALGLQQALFPSDGGEIDEIVRQLERINPIPRPLQPASLPSLLGNWELVYASKGTVVTRRLASMPDFGETIKIKRVWQTLTAGNSGKIFASNNAFLDLPLLGEWQLQAAGIWTWGADEQMAKVSFDSFSLQATKFFGMENWRFPELKIPVLEFLRNEAEWTTSYLDEDIRVGRGATGNLFVFRRE; from the coding sequence GTGGAAAATCAAGACATGGCAGAGGATGACGCAACGAGATTTGCCTTAAAAACCGGCCTCTTGCAACGAGTCGAAGCGTTAGGGCTACAGCAAGCCTTATTTCCCTCGGATGGAGGGGAGATCGATGAAATCGTGCGACAGCTAGAAAGGATCAATCCTATCCCGCGCCCACTCCAACCGGCATCTCTCCCTTCTCTACTCGGTAATTGGGAATTGGTGTACGCCTCAAAAGGAACCGTCGTTACCCGCCGGCTTGCTTCAATGCCAGATTTTGGGGAAACAATCAAAATTAAACGCGTGTGGCAAACTTTGACTGCCGGTAATTCTGGGAAAATTTTTGCTTCTAATAATGCTTTTCTTGACTTACCTCTGCTAGGGGAATGGCAGTTACAGGCTGCCGGCATTTGGACTTGGGGCGCTGATGAACAAATGGCTAAGGTGAGCTTTGACAGTTTTTCTCTACAAGCAACAAAGTTTTTTGGTATGGAAAATTGGCGTTTTCCTGAATTGAAAATCCCTGTATTAGAATTTCTCCGCAACGAGGCAGAGTGGACAACTTCCTATTTAGATGAAGATATCAGGGTAGGAAGAGGTGCCACCGGCAATCTGTTTGTATTTCGCCGTGAGTGA